A stretch of Geotrypetes seraphini chromosome 2, aGeoSer1.1, whole genome shotgun sequence DNA encodes these proteins:
- the CCR9 gene encoding C-C chemokine receptor type 9 — translation MEEVEDYIADNTSAAIDYTYENLGSFCEKSNVREFAKYFLTVIYCCIFFLGIIGNSLVVLIYKQFRRMKTMTDMYLFNLAIADILFLLTLPFWAIAASYHWIFKTATCKIVTTMYRINFYSCMLLLACISVDRYIAIVQAMKAHNYKPKRFFYSKLVCLCVWLFAIALSVPEFIYSTEIPSFAMGNDTSVMRCTMVYPSDVSHTLKMSVLILRLTMGFAIPVIVMICCYAVVIRTLLQAKSFEKHKALKVIFSIIAVFVFSQLPYNSIIVLKTLDAASLTASDCDTIKKIDIATQVTQGLAFLHSCLNPFLYVFIGVRFRRDVFKILKSSGCISHGTWAKYMRSEWSAKRCSDILETRSSGTLSL, via the coding sequence ATGGAAGAGGTGGAGGATTACATCGCTGATAACACCTCAGCTGCAATAGACTACACTTATGAAAATCTTGGCTCCTTTTGTGAAAAGAGCAACGTCAGAGAGTTTGCAAAATATTTCCTTACAGTCATTTACTGCTGCATCTTCTTCTTGGGCATCATTGGGAACAGTCTTGTTGTCCTTATCTATAAACAGTTCAGAAGGATGAAGACCATGACTGATATGTATTTGTTCAATCTGGCTATTGCTGATATACTTTTCCTCCTCACTCTGCCTTTCTGGGCCATAGCTGCCTCATATCATTGGATTTTTAAGACAGCCACATGTAAAATTGTCACCACCATGTACAGAATCAATTTCTACAGCTGTATGTTGTTACTTGCCTGCATTAGTGTGGACAGATACATTGCCATTGTGCAAGCAATGAAAGCACATAACTATAAACCCAAACGATTCTTTTATAGCAAGCTTGTTTGCCTGTGCGTCTGGCTATTTGCAATAGCTTTAAGTGTCCCCGAATTCATATATAGCACAGAAATACCTAGCTTTGCCATGGGAAATGATACATCTGTAATGAGGTGCACCATGGTTTACCCGTCTGATGTCAGCCACACCTTGAAAATGAGTGTTCTTATCTTAAGACTCACCATGGGATTTGCCATTCCTGTTATTGTCATGATCTGTTGCTATGCTGTTGTAATCAGAACTTTGCTTCAGGCTAAAAGTTTTGAGAAGCACAAAGCCCTAAAAGTAATATTCTCCATTATAGCTGTTTTTGTCTTCTCCCAGTTGCCTTACAATAGCATTATAGTGCTGAAAACCTTAGATGCTGCCAGCCTGACTGCTTCCGATTGCGACACTATCAAAAAAATAGATATTGCTACTCAGGTAACTCAAGGCCTCGCTTTCTTGCACAGCTGCCTAAATCCCTTTCTCTATGTGTTTATTGGTGTGAGGTTTCGGCGTGATGTTTTCAAAATCCTGAAAAGTTCTGGCTGCATCAGTCATGGGACTTGGGCAAAGTATATGAGGTCAGAATGGAGTGCAAAACGATGCTCTGATATACTAGAAACCAGATCCTCGGGCACACTCTCATTATAG